A DNA window from Pelomicrobium methylotrophicum contains the following coding sequences:
- the ttcA gene encoding tRNA 2-thiocytidine(32) synthetase TtcA translates to MSADTRRRDFEVNKLVKRLRRLVGQAIHDYRMIEPGDHVMVCLSGGKDSYTLLDILLLLQEKAPVRFELTAVNLDQRQPGFPEHVLPEYLAARGIPFRIESQDTYSVVKRVIPDGKTLCSLCSRLRRGILYRVASEIGATKIALGHHRDDILETLFLNMFYGGKLKAMPPKLISDDGRHVVIRPLAYCCERDIAAYAESRRFPIIPCHLCGSQPNLQRQAVKEMLRQWDKRFPGRIETLFRSLRNVVPSHLADPRLFDFANLRPSGVPFPGGDRAFDPEEFREPAFTEDDRDGESRMMSGASCRSTATLSLKPELQR, encoded by the coding sequence CCACGACTACCGGATGATCGAGCCTGGCGACCACGTGATGGTGTGCCTGTCGGGGGGCAAGGACAGCTACACGCTGCTCGATATCCTGCTGTTGCTGCAGGAAAAGGCACCTGTTCGCTTCGAGCTTACCGCGGTCAACTTGGACCAGAGACAGCCTGGCTTTCCCGAGCATGTGCTGCCAGAGTATCTCGCCGCCCGTGGCATCCCTTTCCGCATCGAGAGCCAAGACACCTATAGCGTGGTCAAGCGGGTGATCCCCGACGGCAAGACGTTGTGCTCCCTATGTTCAAGACTGCGCCGTGGCATCCTGTACCGCGTCGCTTCCGAGATCGGTGCCACCAAGATCGCACTGGGGCATCACCGGGATGATATCCTGGAGACGCTGTTTCTCAACATGTTCTACGGCGGCAAGCTCAAGGCGATGCCTCCCAAGCTGATCTCTGACGATGGCCGGCATGTGGTCATCCGGCCGCTCGCCTATTGCTGCGAGCGGGACATCGCCGCATACGCGGAAAGCCGGCGCTTTCCCATCATCCCTTGCCACCTGTGCGGGTCCCAGCCCAACCTGCAGCGGCAAGCGGTGAAGGAGATGCTCCGTCAGTGGGACAAGCGCTTTCCCGGACGGATTGAAACCCTGTTCCGCAGCCTCCGGAACGTGGTGCCGTCGCACCTTGCGGATCCGCGGTTGTTCGACTTTGCCAACTTGAGACCCTCGGGTGTGCCGTTTCCCGGCGGCGATCGCGCGTTCGACCCGGAGGAATTTCGAGAACCGGCATTCACGGAGGACGATCGAGACGGCGAGTCGCGAATGATGTCTGGTGCGTCCTGTAGGAGCACAGCCACCTTATCCCTCAAGCCAGAGCTGCAACGGTAA
- a CDS encoding heavy-metal-associated domain-containing protein — MKKLIAILTLILAWNASAWAEGTQYQMRVDGLACPYCAYGVEKKLKRIKGVKDVEIDLDKGVVTVRVDDGVELTEPQMRQLFTDAGFTYRSMTRTPL; from the coding sequence ATGAAAAAGCTGATCGCAATACTGACGCTGATCCTCGCTTGGAACGCCTCGGCCTGGGCCGAAGGTACCCAGTATCAGATGCGGGTGGATGGGCTAGCCTGCCCCTATTGTGCTTACGGTGTCGAAAAAAAGCTCAAGAGAATCAAGGGCGTCAAGGACGTGGAGATCGACTTGGACAAGGGCGTGGTCACCGTCAGGGTTGACGACGGTGTCGAGTTGACTGAGCCGCAGATGCGCCAGCTCTTTACGGACGCCGGCTTCACGTACCGCAGCATGACCAGAACACCGTTATGA
- a CDS encoding transporter — translation MRTRKWIQGGLGLAGCLAASAAWAHNPVFAPGPHVLYKGGVEIAPQTTRSEAGSRRETESLLNLAYGITGDWSAGVELPYVDRETAAASARGRGDVQLFTKYRFWRHDTPGAQESAALTLKVNLDTAKENTTPALGSGGATDATLGVANGYESRKWYRWAAFRYRRNGTTDAGLERGDKVFVDLVGGIRLKPTGYLEPDTVWMLELNGEYSARSKLNGVELTNSGGTEWFLSPGLMWTYRNYAIKAGVQVPIASNLNGVQDESDYRARLVFEVHL, via the coding sequence ATGAGAACACGCAAATGGATACAGGGGGGCTTGGGGCTGGCGGGGTGCCTCGCGGCGAGCGCCGCCTGGGCGCACAATCCGGTCTTCGCGCCGGGGCCCCATGTCCTGTACAAGGGCGGCGTAGAGATCGCACCGCAAACCACCCGCAGCGAAGCGGGAAGTCGGCGGGAGACGGAAAGTCTCCTGAACCTTGCTTACGGCATCACCGGCGATTGGAGCGCCGGTGTGGAGCTGCCCTACGTTGACAGGGAGACGGCGGCCGCCAGCGCCCGCGGCCGGGGGGATGTTCAGCTTTTCACCAAGTACCGTTTTTGGCGCCACGACACCCCGGGGGCCCAGGAAAGCGCCGCCTTGACTCTGAAGGTCAACCTCGATACGGCGAAGGAAAACACCACCCCCGCGCTCGGCAGCGGCGGCGCCACCGACGCAACCCTTGGAGTCGCCAACGGCTACGAGAGCCGCAAATGGTACCGCTGGGCAGCGTTCCGCTACCGGCGCAACGGGACCACCGACGCCGGCCTGGAACGCGGTGATAAAGTGTTCGTGGACCTGGTGGGCGGCATCCGCCTCAAGCCCACCGGTTATCTCGAGCCGGACACGGTCTGGATGCTGGAACTGAATGGCGAATACAGCGCGCGGTCGAAGTTAAACGGTGTAGAGCTGACAAACAGCGGCGGAACCGAGTGGTTTCTGTCCCCGGGGCTGATGTGGACGTACCGTAACTACGCCATCAAGGCGGGAGTGCAGGTCCCGATCGCGAGCAATTTGAACGGTGTCCAGGACGAGTCCGATTACCGGGCACGGCTAGTGTTTGAAGTGCATTTGTAA